A genomic stretch from Frigoribacterium sp. PvP032 includes:
- a CDS encoding DUF3027 domain-containing protein produces MPDADSMPDADSMPAADSTTGAAVTPEVAATEGPRTSPFAGLARTALLEITPDETIGAEAPPVDEVDGVVSVRFATLLPGYPGWFWTVSVAQVEGSEPTVLEVELLPGDHSLIAPDWVPWADRLAEMQAQEAGDADPDDEDSEDDEDPDDEDSEDEDDDSDDDDDTEDDDTDEDDGPRPVHGGDVDGVDIDDLDDDEDDSDEDEDEGDTDEPVVPAADPEADADDDSHGDDWDGEDEDPLPRRRR; encoded by the coding sequence ATGCCTGACGCCGACTCGATGCCTGACGCCGACTCGATGCCCGCCGCCGACTCGACGACCGGCGCCGCCGTCACGCCTGAGGTCGCCGCGACCGAGGGGCCCCGTACGTCGCCCTTCGCCGGGCTGGCCCGCACCGCCCTGCTCGAGATCACCCCGGACGAGACCATCGGCGCCGAGGCGCCGCCGGTCGACGAGGTCGACGGGGTCGTCTCCGTCCGCTTCGCGACCCTGCTGCCCGGCTACCCCGGCTGGTTCTGGACCGTCAGCGTCGCCCAGGTCGAGGGCTCCGAGCCCACCGTCCTCGAGGTGGAGCTGCTGCCCGGCGACCACTCCCTGATCGCGCCCGACTGGGTGCCGTGGGCCGATCGCCTCGCCGAGATGCAGGCGCAGGAGGCGGGCGACGCGGACCCCGACGACGAGGACTCCGAGGACGACGAGGACCCCGACGACGAGGACTCCGAGGACGAGGACGACGACTCGGACGACGACGACGACACCGAGGACGACGACACCGACGAGGACGACGGCCCCCGGCCGGTCCACGGCGGCGATGTCGACGGTGTCGACATCGACGACCTGGACGACGACGAGGACGACTCCGACGAAGACGAGGACGAGGGCGACACCGACGAACCCGTCGTGCCCGCCGCGGACCCGGAGGCGGACGCCGACGACGACTCGCACGGCGACGACTGGGACGGCGAGGACGAGGACCCGCTGCCTCGTCGACGCCGCTGA
- the serC gene encoding phosphoserine transaminase, whose translation MADLSIPTDLLPRDGRFGCGPSKIRGAQLEHLVTSGATILGTSHRQPPVKQLVGRVRADLTELFRLPDGYEVVLGNGGSTAFWDAAAFGLVEKRAENLSFGEFGSKFAKAVAAPWLEAPVVRTAEGGSRSEIEVVEGVDVYAWPHNETSTGVMAPVARVAGDPGALTVVDATSAAGGIDFDASQADVYYFAPQKNFASDGGLWFALMSPAAIERIERIAASGRYIPEFLSLKNAVDNSRLDQTLNTPALTTLLLLEDQTRWMLDNGGLSWADARTRESSSALYDWATASEYATPFVVDPTHRSQVVATIDFAESIDAAAIAATLRANGIVDTEPYRKLGRNQLRVATFTAIEPDDVRQLIRSIEHVVGAL comes from the coding sequence ATGGCGGACCTCTCGATTCCCACTGACCTCCTCCCCCGCGACGGGCGCTTCGGCTGCGGCCCGTCCAAGATCCGGGGAGCACAGCTCGAGCACCTCGTCACCTCGGGCGCGACGATCCTCGGCACCTCGCACCGCCAGCCGCCCGTCAAACAGCTCGTCGGGCGCGTCCGCGCCGACCTGACCGAGCTCTTCCGCCTGCCCGACGGCTACGAGGTCGTGCTCGGCAACGGCGGCTCCACGGCCTTCTGGGACGCGGCCGCGTTCGGCCTCGTCGAGAAGCGCGCCGAGAACCTGTCCTTCGGGGAGTTCGGCTCGAAGTTCGCCAAGGCCGTCGCCGCCCCCTGGCTCGAGGCCCCCGTCGTCCGCACCGCAGAAGGCGGCTCGCGCAGCGAGATCGAGGTCGTCGAGGGCGTCGACGTCTACGCCTGGCCGCACAACGAGACCTCGACCGGCGTCATGGCACCGGTCGCACGCGTGGCCGGCGACCCTGGGGCCCTCACCGTCGTCGACGCCACGAGCGCCGCGGGCGGCATCGACTTCGACGCCTCGCAGGCCGACGTCTACTACTTCGCGCCGCAGAAGAACTTCGCCTCCGACGGCGGTCTCTGGTTCGCCCTCATGTCGCCGGCGGCGATCGAGCGGATCGAGCGGATCGCCGCGAGCGGCCGGTACATCCCCGAGTTCCTCAGCCTCAAGAACGCCGTCGACAACTCGCGGCTCGACCAGACGCTGAACACCCCTGCCCTCACGACGCTCCTGCTGCTCGAGGACCAGACCCGCTGGATGCTCGACAACGGCGGCCTCTCCTGGGCCGACGCCCGCACGCGCGAGTCGTCGTCGGCGCTCTACGACTGGGCCACCGCCTCCGAGTACGCCACGCCCTTCGTCGTCGACCCGACGCACCGCTCGCAGGTCGTCGCCACGATCGACTTCGCCGAGTCGATCGACGCCGCCGCGATCGCCGCGACCCTCCGCGCCAACGGCATCGTCGACACGGAGCCGTACCGCAAGCTCGGCCGCAACCAGCTGCGGGTCGCGACCTTCACGGCCATCGAGCCCGACGACGTGCGCCAGCTGATCCGCTCGATCGAGCACGTGGTCGGCGCCCTCTAG
- a CDS encoding HNH endonuclease, with the protein MRTLVLNAGFEPLAVVSFRRALVLVMTQKATVVSADADHPVLGAGFAYDRPSVIVLTRYVRIPHGRTVPVSRRGVLRRDAHHCAYCGRSASTIDHVQPRSRGGADSWENLVACCLRCNNVKSDRTPAEMGWTLRWQPKAPHGVGWVVRGTDRPQAEWDEFLAAA; encoded by the coding sequence ATGCGCACTCTCGTCCTCAACGCCGGCTTCGAGCCCCTCGCCGTCGTGTCGTTCCGTCGGGCCCTCGTGCTCGTCATGACCCAGAAGGCGACGGTCGTCTCGGCCGACGCCGACCACCCCGTGCTCGGCGCCGGGTTCGCCTACGACCGCCCGTCGGTGATCGTCCTGACGCGCTACGTCCGCATCCCGCACGGCCGCACCGTGCCCGTCTCGCGCCGCGGGGTGCTGCGCCGCGACGCGCACCACTGCGCGTACTGCGGCCGGTCGGCGTCGACGATCGACCACGTGCAGCCGCGGTCGCGAGGAGGCGCGGACAGCTGGGAGAACCTGGTCGCGTGCTGCCTCCGCTGCAACAACGTCAAGAGCGACCGGACGCCGGCCGAGATGGGCTGGACGCTGCGCTGGCAGCCGAAGGCGCCGCACGGCGTCGGCTGGGTCGTGCGCGGCACCGACCGGCCGCAGGCGGAGTGGGACGAGTTCCTCGCCGCGGCGTGA
- a CDS encoding response regulator transcription factor, with the protein MSDGPKILIVDDEPNIRDLLTTSLRFAGFAVRAVGNGAQAISAVLEEEPDLIILDVMLPDMNGFGVTKRLRSSGYTSPILFLTAKDDTEDKITGLTVGGDDYVTKPFSLDEIVARIKAILRRTMNEDEDAIIRAGELTMDQDTHEVTIGETAIELSPTEFKLLRYLMLNPNRVLSKAQILDHVWEYDFNGDAGIVESYISYLRRKLDQFSAEPIIQTKRGFGYMLKAAKA; encoded by the coding sequence ATGAGCGACGGCCCCAAGATTCTCATCGTCGATGACGAGCCCAACATCCGCGACCTGCTGACCACCAGCCTCCGGTTCGCCGGCTTCGCCGTGCGTGCGGTCGGCAACGGCGCGCAGGCGATCTCGGCGGTGCTCGAAGAAGAACCCGACCTGATCATCCTCGACGTGATGCTGCCCGACATGAACGGGTTCGGCGTGACCAAGCGCCTCCGGTCGTCGGGCTACACGTCGCCGATCCTCTTCCTCACGGCGAAGGACGACACGGAGGACAAGATCACCGGCCTCACCGTCGGCGGCGACGACTACGTGACCAAGCCCTTCAGCCTCGACGAGATCGTCGCCCGCATCAAGGCGATCCTGCGACGCACCATGAACGAGGACGAGGACGCGATCATCCGCGCCGGCGAGCTCACCATGGACCAGGACACCCACGAGGTGACGATCGGCGAGACGGCGATCGAGCTCAGCCCGACCGAGTTCAAGCTGCTCCGCTACCTGATGCTCAACCCGAACCGCGTGCTGTCGAAGGCCCAGATCCTCGACCACGTGTGGGAGTACGACTTCAACGGCGACGCCGGCATCGTCGAGAGCTACATCTCGTACCTGCGCCGCAAGCTCGACCAGTTCTCGGCCGAGCCGATCATCCAGACGAAGCGCGGCTTCGGCTACATGCTCAAGGCCGCCAAGGCCTGA
- a CDS encoding cold-shock protein — protein MPTGKVKFYDDEKGFGFISSDDGQEVFLHASALPAGTVGVKAGTRLEYGIADGKRGAQALSVRVLEAAPSLVKRSRRSADDMAVIVEDLVKVLDQAGGDLRHGRYPQNGAKLAVLLRTVADQFDA, from the coding sequence GTGCCCACCGGCAAGGTCAAGTTCTACGACGACGAGAAGGGCTTCGGCTTCATCAGCAGCGATGACGGCCAGGAGGTCTTCCTGCACGCGTCGGCGCTGCCCGCCGGCACCGTCGGCGTCAAGGCCGGCACCCGCCTCGAGTACGGCATCGCCGACGGCAAGCGGGGCGCCCAGGCGCTGTCCGTGCGCGTCCTCGAGGCCGCGCCGAGCCTCGTGAAGCGCAGCCGACGCAGCGCCGACGACATGGCCGTCATCGTCGAGGACCTCGTCAAGGTGCTCGACCAGGCCGGCGGCGACCTGCGCCACGGCCGCTACCCGCAGAACGGCGCCAAGCTCGCCGTGCTCCTGCGCACCGTCGCGGACCAGTTCGATGCCTGA
- a CDS encoding metal-dependent transcriptional regulator, whose amino-acid sequence MTDLVDTTEMYLRTILDLEEENIVPLRARISERLGHSGPTVSQTIARMERDGLVVVSGDRHLELTHDGRSKATHVMRKHRLAERLLADVIGLDWAYVHDEACRWEHVMSEQVERRLLEMLDHPTESPYGNPIPGLDELGDSPAGRFLDGVVNLVQVLAENPEGVTRPVRRLAEPVQFEPELLQQLQDAGVLPGGVATITSAGAYVLVRVEGHDDGLELPTEVAQHIYVSA is encoded by the coding sequence TTGACCGATCTCGTCGACACCACTGAGATGTACCTGCGCACGATCCTCGATCTCGAAGAAGAGAACATCGTGCCCCTGCGGGCCCGCATCTCCGAGCGACTCGGGCACTCCGGCCCGACGGTGTCGCAGACGATCGCGCGCATGGAGCGCGACGGGCTCGTCGTCGTCTCCGGCGACCGCCACCTCGAGCTCACGCACGACGGCCGCTCGAAGGCGACCCACGTCATGCGCAAGCACCGCCTGGCCGAGCGCCTCCTCGCCGACGTGATCGGGCTCGACTGGGCCTACGTGCACGACGAGGCCTGCCGGTGGGAGCACGTGATGAGCGAGCAGGTCGAGCGCCGTCTGCTCGAGATGCTCGACCACCCGACCGAGTCGCCCTACGGCAACCCGATCCCCGGGCTCGACGAGCTGGGCGACTCTCCCGCCGGCCGGTTCCTCGACGGCGTCGTCAACCTGGTGCAGGTGCTCGCCGAGAACCCCGAGGGCGTGACCCGTCCGGTGCGGCGTCTCGCCGAGCCCGTGCAGTTCGAGCCCGAGCTGCTCCAGCAGCTGCAGGACGCGGGGGTCCTCCCCGGCGGCGTCGCGACGATCACCTCCGCAGGCGCCTACGTGCTCGTGCGCGTCGAGGGGCACGACGACGGTCTCGAGCTGCCGACCGAGGTCGCGCAGCACATCTACGTGTCGGCCTGA
- a CDS encoding CPBP family intramembrane glutamic endopeptidase, producing MEEAAARSGWTRFWEQGRWWKALILAVGYLAIYEPASLLMAPFVPFIGDAGSASYVLVLIVVPVLIGSLILVGFGASLGWLRGLFARQDVPGRGWMWIAVAVVLLFNVLRFASIDYDAAGFDWAAAWLLAGLVIGFSEEVLTRGYVVRVMRSAGRSELAVGLVSAALFSLLHATNLFTGQALVPTVLQMLYTFFFGLCMYLALRVTGTIIAPILLHASTDPSVFMQGAYPLQSSVGSLAQLGNIVLVLVGVVLLVVFLLTERRAAHHRQPAPVDRGRLA from the coding sequence ATGGAAGAAGCTGCTGCACGATCAGGGTGGACGCGGTTCTGGGAGCAGGGTCGATGGTGGAAGGCGTTGATCCTCGCCGTCGGCTACCTCGCCATCTATGAGCCCGCGTCGCTCCTCATGGCCCCGTTCGTGCCGTTCATCGGCGACGCCGGCTCAGCCAGCTACGTCCTCGTCCTCATCGTCGTCCCGGTCCTGATCGGCAGCCTGATCCTGGTCGGCTTCGGTGCCAGCCTGGGCTGGCTGAGAGGCCTCTTCGCGCGGCAGGACGTCCCGGGCCGAGGCTGGATGTGGATCGCCGTCGCCGTCGTGCTGCTCTTCAACGTGCTGCGCTTCGCGAGCATCGACTACGACGCTGCAGGCTTCGACTGGGCCGCCGCGTGGCTCCTGGCGGGACTGGTCATCGGCTTCTCGGAGGAAGTGCTGACTCGTGGGTACGTTGTCCGCGTCATGCGATCGGCCGGCCGTTCCGAGCTCGCCGTCGGGCTCGTCTCCGCGGCGTTGTTCTCGCTGCTGCACGCGACCAACCTCTTCACCGGTCAGGCGCTGGTCCCCACCGTGCTGCAGATGCTCTACACGTTCTTCTTCGGCCTCTGCATGTACCTCGCCCTGCGGGTGACCGGAACGATCATCGCTCCGATACTGCTGCACGCGAGCACCGACCCGAGCGTCTTCATGCAGGGCGCCTACCCGCTGCAGAGCAGCGTGGGTTCACTGGCCCAGCTCGGCAACATCGTCCTCGTCCTCGTCGGCGTCGTCCTGCTCGTCGTCTTCCTCCTGACCGAACGCCGTGCGGCACATCACCGGCAGCCTGCGCCGGTAGATCGTGGTCGCCTCGCCTGA
- a CDS encoding C40 family peptidase, giving the protein MTTPVLPPEGGGSAAQRADSGEFPTRASLRRAEAAAAGAASGRRGSSAAPAARRVLRSELIARRAAEHHASATAAAVPAARSRLSVRRSVVSVTVMTVTAGLFGTVALPAFALDQDEPATSEAAAAAATDARVAGGQTLAVDAAATGADATRADWSATSQATLDAAAAATALAAQQEADRASAAAAAATSSSASAGTAGSVGTSSRSMATEAIASSGSTGQAAVYQAALQYVGTPYVFGGATPAGFDCSGFIMYVYAKFGVSLPHSVPRQGALGTTISAAEARPGDVVVFNDGSHDGFYAGNGMILDAPKPGGFVSVRPLWTSAVHYVRYAV; this is encoded by the coding sequence TTGACCACTCCCGTTCTTCCCCCCGAAGGAGGCGGCAGCGCAGCCCAGCGTGCCGACTCCGGCGAGTTCCCCACCCGCGCCTCCCTCCGTCGTGCCGAGGCGGCTGCCGCAGGTGCCGCCTCCGGGCGTCGCGGCTCGTCGGCTGCCCCCGCCGCACGTCGCGTGCTGCGGTCCGAGCTCATCGCTCGCCGTGCCGCCGAGCACCACGCCTCGGCGACCGCAGCCGCCGTGCCCGCCGCCCGTTCGCGCCTGTCCGTCCGTCGCAGCGTCGTCAGCGTGACGGTCATGACCGTCACCGCCGGGCTCTTCGGCACGGTGGCGCTGCCCGCCTTCGCACTCGACCAGGACGAGCCGGCCACGAGCGAGGCAGCAGCCGCCGCCGCCACGGACGCCAGGGTGGCCGGTGGCCAGACGCTCGCCGTGGACGCTGCAGCGACGGGGGCCGACGCCACCCGTGCCGACTGGTCGGCCACGTCGCAGGCCACCCTCGACGCCGCAGCGGCGGCCACGGCCCTCGCCGCGCAGCAGGAGGCCGACCGTGCGAGCGCCGCAGCTGCCGCAGCCACGTCGTCGTCCGCCTCCGCCGGCACCGCGGGCTCCGTCGGCACGTCGTCGCGCTCGATGGCCACCGAGGCCATCGCGTCGTCCGGCTCGACGGGCCAGGCAGCCGTCTACCAGGCCGCCCTGCAGTACGTCGGCACGCCCTACGTCTTCGGCGGCGCCACGCCCGCGGGCTTCGACTGCTCGGGCTTCATCATGTACGTCTACGCGAAGTTCGGCGTCTCGCTGCCGCACTCGGTCCCTCGGCAGGGCGCACTGGGCACGACCATCTCGGCCGCCGAGGCTCGCCCCGGCGACGTCGTCGTGTTCAACGACGGCTCGCACGACGGCTTCTACGCCGGCAACGGGATGATCCTCGACGCGCCGAAGCCCGGCGGGTTCGTCAGCGTGCGCCCGCTCTGGACCAGCGCGGTGCACTACGTGCGCTACGCCGTCTAG
- a CDS encoding helicase-associated domain-containing protein, with amino-acid sequence MSSALDLAGVLRSSAPDDLVRLLSSRLLRASSVNDAFDLADTLLDPSSVRDALTHLDRTELLVLHAARTPGDLDALVGRVDAVFDIGRGAVAVAVDHLVELFLVVRQGEGAAASVSTLDGVGDRLDDDPALSPDRLGAEHPPVVLEAVADVDRDATDARSAERLYAVVIEVAEILRALDSSPARELAKGGLALPEVRRLAEAARLDVDDVPTVVAIASRAGLAAAGPDGVASTQEAAAWLASSWPDRWESLTRAWLASLPAEILAVLHERVETSWGEPLSEYARWAYPAGDAWIPERLAVFARAAELLGLTSGQAPTRAAISLLREGPEAARARVADLLPDAIEQVYLQHDLTVVAPGPLAPGLDARLRVIADVESAGLAATYRITEGGIQRALTAGETADSLRSFLEGISLTGVPQPLDYLLQQSAERHGRYRVERVVGSADLPAGAVTVVSSDERASVDTLEVDHALAPLALQRVDAQRVATTFDRDTVFWALSDERYPVVVVDDGGEATPPARRRLHRPTPVPPRDAVRDMVERLSAGSEASSETTDRAWITRQLDAAVKGRLTVTIAIAMPDGSTSHLLMEPTGVGGGRVRGRDKKSDVERTLPLSHVVSVSSSD; translated from the coding sequence ATGTCCAGTGCACTCGACCTCGCGGGCGTGCTCCGCTCCTCCGCGCCCGACGACCTCGTCCGGCTGCTGTCCTCACGGCTGCTCCGCGCCTCCTCGGTGAACGACGCCTTCGACCTCGCCGACACCCTGCTCGACCCCTCGTCGGTGCGCGACGCGCTGACCCACCTCGACCGCACCGAGCTGCTCGTGCTGCACGCCGCCCGCACGCCGGGCGACCTCGACGCCCTCGTCGGGCGAGTCGACGCCGTCTTCGACATCGGCCGTGGCGCCGTCGCCGTCGCCGTCGACCACCTCGTCGAGCTGTTCCTCGTCGTGCGCCAGGGCGAGGGGGCGGCCGCGAGCGTCAGCACCCTCGACGGCGTGGGCGACCGCCTCGACGACGACCCTGCCCTCTCGCCCGACAGGCTGGGCGCTGAGCACCCTCCCGTGGTGCTCGAGGCCGTGGCCGACGTCGACCGCGACGCCACCGACGCCCGCTCGGCCGAGCGGCTGTACGCCGTCGTGATCGAGGTCGCCGAGATCCTCCGGGCGCTCGACAGCTCCCCGGCCCGCGAGCTGGCCAAGGGCGGGCTCGCCCTGCCCGAGGTGCGACGCCTGGCCGAGGCCGCCCGTCTCGACGTCGACGACGTCCCGACCGTCGTGGCCATCGCCTCCCGCGCCGGCCTCGCCGCCGCCGGCCCCGACGGCGTCGCCAGCACGCAGGAGGCGGCGGCCTGGCTCGCCTCCTCGTGGCCCGACCGCTGGGAGTCGCTGACCCGCGCGTGGCTGGCCTCGCTGCCCGCCGAGATCCTCGCGGTGCTGCACGAGCGCGTCGAGACCTCGTGGGGCGAGCCGCTCTCCGAGTACGCCCGCTGGGCCTACCCGGCCGGCGACGCCTGGATCCCCGAGCGGCTCGCGGTCTTCGCCAGGGCAGCAGAGCTGCTGGGGCTGACGAGCGGCCAGGCGCCGACGCGGGCGGCGATCTCGCTGCTGCGCGAGGGCCCTGAGGCGGCGAGGGCCCGCGTGGCCGACCTGCTGCCCGACGCCATCGAGCAGGTCTACCTGCAGCACGACCTCACCGTGGTCGCCCCCGGCCCGCTGGCCCCGGGGCTGGACGCCCGCCTCCGCGTCATCGCCGACGTCGAGAGCGCCGGGCTCGCCGCCACCTACCGCATCACCGAGGGCGGCATCCAGCGCGCGCTCACCGCCGGCGAGACGGCCGACAGCCTGCGGTCGTTCCTCGAGGGCATCAGCCTGACCGGCGTCCCGCAGCCGCTCGACTACCTCCTCCAGCAGTCGGCCGAGCGCCACGGCCGGTACCGGGTCGAGCGCGTGGTGGGCAGCGCCGACCTGCCGGCCGGAGCGGTCACGGTCGTCAGCTCCGACGAGCGGGCGAGCGTCGACACGCTCGAGGTCGACCACGCCCTGGCGCCGCTGGCGCTGCAGCGGGTCGACGCGCAGCGCGTCGCGACGACCTTCGACCGCGACACCGTCTTCTGGGCGCTGAGCGACGAGCGCTACCCCGTCGTCGTGGTCGACGACGGCGGCGAGGCGACTCCCCCGGCGCGACGGCGCCTGCACCGTCCCACGCCCGTCCCGCCGCGAGACGCCGTGCGCGACATGGTCGAGCGGCTCTCGGCCGGCAGCGAGGCCAGCAGCGAGACGACCGACCGGGCCTGGATCACGCGCCAGCTCGACGCCGCGGTCAAGGGCCGCCTGACGGTCACCATCGCGATCGCGATGCCGGACGGCAGCACGAGCCACCTCCTGATGGAGCCGACCGGGGTCGGCGGCGGTCGCGTGCGCGGCCGCGACAAGAAGTCCGACGTCGAGCGGACGCTGCCGCTGTCGCACGTCGTGTCGGTGTCGAGCTCGGACTGA
- a CDS encoding DNA repair helicase XPB translates to MTGPLIVQSDRTVLLEVAHPQAEDARHDLSVFAELERAPEHVHTYRITRLGLWNARAAGHTADDMLGTLEKYSKFPVPQSVTVDVAETVARYGRIVIERDGDTLVLRGTDDAVLREVTRVKKIGELLGVRRSDTVWELLPWARGEIKQQLVKLGWPAEDHAGYTPGTPHAIELDQTDWQLRGYQQQAIDEFFSGGSGVVVLPCGAGKTLVGAGAMAAAGTTTLILVTNTVSARQWRDELLKRTSLTEDEIGEYSGSVKEVKPVTIATYQILTARRAGKYTHLSLLDALDWGLVVYDEVHLLPAPVFKLTAELQARRRLGLTATLVREDGREGDVFSLIGPKRFDAPWKEIEAQGYISPASCFEVRVDLPQQDRLEYAAAPDDERYRLAATAPAKLDVVKHLVARHEGEQILVIGQYLDQLDQLAEVLDAPTLTGATPIDERERLFQAFRTGEIKVLVVSKVANFSVDLPEATVAVQVSGSFGSRQEEAQRLGRLLRPKKSGLPASFYTLVSRDTVDQDFAQNRQRFLAEQGYSYTILDSPVLAA, encoded by the coding sequence ATGACCGGCCCCCTGATCGTGCAGAGCGACCGCACCGTCCTGCTCGAGGTGGCGCACCCTCAGGCTGAGGACGCGCGCCACGACCTGAGCGTGTTCGCCGAGCTCGAGCGAGCCCCCGAGCACGTGCACACGTACCGCATCACGCGCCTCGGCCTCTGGAACGCGCGCGCCGCGGGCCACACCGCCGACGACATGCTCGGCACGCTCGAGAAGTACAGCAAGTTCCCCGTGCCGCAGAGCGTCACGGTCGACGTGGCCGAGACGGTCGCGCGCTACGGCCGCATCGTGATCGAGCGCGACGGCGACACGCTCGTGCTGCGCGGCACCGACGACGCGGTGCTCCGCGAGGTCACGCGCGTCAAGAAGATCGGCGAGCTGCTCGGAGTCCGCCGCAGCGACACGGTGTGGGAGCTGCTGCCCTGGGCGCGCGGCGAGATCAAGCAGCAGCTGGTCAAGCTCGGCTGGCCCGCAGAGGACCACGCCGGCTACACGCCCGGCACCCCGCACGCGATCGAGCTCGACCAGACCGACTGGCAGCTGCGCGGCTACCAGCAGCAGGCGATCGACGAGTTCTTCTCGGGCGGCTCGGGCGTCGTGGTGCTGCCCTGCGGCGCCGGCAAGACCCTCGTGGGCGCCGGGGCGATGGCCGCCGCCGGCACGACCACCCTCATCCTCGTCACGAACACGGTCAGCGCACGGCAGTGGCGCGACGAGCTCCTCAAGCGCACCTCCCTGACGGAGGACGAGATCGGTGAGTACTCCGGCTCCGTGAAGGAGGTCAAGCCGGTGACGATCGCGACCTACCAGATCCTCACCGCGCGCCGTGCGGGCAAGTACACGCACCTCTCGCTGCTGGACGCCCTCGACTGGGGCCTCGTCGTCTACGACGAGGTGCACCTCCTGCCGGCCCCGGTCTTCAAGCTGACGGCCGAGCTGCAGGCGCGCCGCCGCCTCGGCCTCACCGCGACCCTCGTGCGCGAGGACGGCCGTGAGGGCGACGTGTTCAGCCTGATCGGCCCCAAGCGCTTCGACGCCCCCTGGAAGGAGATCGAGGCGCAGGGCTACATCTCGCCCGCGAGCTGCTTCGAGGTCCGCGTCGACCTGCCCCAGCAGGATCGGCTCGAGTACGCGGCCGCCCCCGACGACGAGCGCTACCGCCTCGCCGCCACCGCACCCGCCAAGCTCGACGTGGTCAAGCACCTGGTCGCACGGCACGAGGGCGAGCAGATCCTCGTGATCGGCCAGTACCTCGACCAGCTCGACCAGCTCGCCGAGGTGCTCGACGCCCCGACGCTGACGGGCGCGACGCCGATCGACGAGCGCGAGCGCCTGTTCCAGGCCTTCCGCACCGGCGAGATCAAGGTGCTGGTCGTCTCGAAGGTGGCCAACTTCTCGGTCGACCTGCCGGAGGCGACGGTCGCGGTCCAGGTCAGCGGCTCGTTCGGCTCACGGCAAGAAGAGGCGCAGCGGCTCGGACGTCTGCTGCGGCCGAAGAAGTCGGGCCTGCCCGCGTCGTTCTACACGCTCGTGAGCCGCGACACGGTCGACCAGGACTTCGCGCAGAACCGCCAGCGGTTCCTCGCCGAGCAGGGCTACAGCTACACGATCCTCGACTCCCCGGTGCTGGCCGCGTGA